The following coding sequences are from one Osmia bicornis bicornis chromosome 2, iOsmBic2.1, whole genome shotgun sequence window:
- the LOC114877158 gene encoding charged multivesicular body protein 2a: MEWLFGKRITPEEMLRKNQRALNKAMRDLDRERMRMEQQEKKIIADIKKLAKDGQMDAVKIMAKDLVRTRRYVKKFMLMKANIQAVALKIQTLRSQNTMAQAMKGVTRAMQNMNKQLNLPQIQKILQEFEKQSEIMDMKEEIMNDAIDDAMEDEGDEEESDAVVSQVLDELGLQLTDQLSGLPQASGSLSVAGSKQPVAAAAGSDEGGNLTDADADLQARLENLRRE, from the exons ATGGAATGGCTATTTGGAAAACGGATTACTCCTGAGGAAATGCTGAGGAAAAATCAGAGAGCTTTAAATAAAGCTATGCGGGACCTTGATAGAGAAAGAATGAGAATGGAACAACAGGAGAAAAAGATTATTGCAGATATAAAAAAGCTAGCCAAGGATGGGCAAATG GATGCTGTGAAAATTATGGCTAAAGATCTTGTAAGAACTAGACGTTATGTAAAGAAATTCATGTTAATGAAAGCAAATATTCAGGCAGTTGCTTTGAAAATCCAAACATTACGTTCACAAAATACAATGGCTCAAGCAATGAAAGGAGTAACAAGAGCTATGCAGAATATGAACAA GCAATTAAATCTTCCTCAAATACAAAAAATACTGCAAGAATTTGAAAAGCAGTCAGAAATAATGgatatgaaagaagaaattatgAATGATGCCATAGATGATGCAATGGAAGATGAGGGTGATGAAGAGGAAAG tGATGCTGTCGTGTCACAAGTCCTGGATGAGTTGGGTTTGCAACTAACAGACCAACTATCTGGTTTACCCCAGGCATCTGGTTCACTCAGTGTAGCAGGTTCAAAACAACCAGTTGCAGCTGCTGCAGGAAGTGATGAAGGTGGAAATCTTACAGATGCAGATGCTGACCTACAAGCTAGACTTGAAAATTTACGGCgggaataa